The nucleotide sequence AACTGACGCTGCCACAGCAAACAACTTCAGTGACATCAATCTATAACGGTGAGGTAACGGCGGTCTAGTTACCGAATCGTTATTTTCCTGAAAAGTCACCCAGAGGACACGTTCCGCGGCCTATGTCGGGGTACGCCGCGTCCGCCGCCCGGGGGACTTCGTGACCTCCCAAAAACGACTGCCCCGACGCGAAATCACGTCGGGGCAGTCGTTTTTGGGAGGTCTGGGGCTAGAAGACGTCGGGGCTGGGGGTCGAAGCCTGACGGATCGACACGTCGGCGTGACGGTCGAACCGGTAGCCGACGCCACGGACGGTGCGCACGATGTCCTCGAACGCGCCGAGCTTCGAGCGGAGGCGGCGCACGTGCACGTCGATGGTGCGCTCGTTCGGCACCTCGTCGTCGCCGGCCGACCAGAGCGACGAGATCAGCTCGGCGCGATCGATAGTGCGGCCCTCGCGCAGGACCAGGTACTGCAGCAGCTCGAACTCCTTGTAGGTGAGCGGCGCGATGTCGCCGTCGAGCAGGAGGCGCTTGCGCGAGATGTCGACGACCACGCCGCCCCGGGCGCCGGGTTCTTCGTCGACCTCGGTCTGGCGGCGCTTCGCGAGGGCCGCGGGATCCTGCAGCGCCAGGCGCACGACGTCGACGTCGCGGCCGCCCGCACCCTCCGGCGCGAGGGCGACGGCGGCGTGGGTCTCGGCCGCGGGAGCGAGCTGCTGCGTGAGGGCGCGCAGCTGCGAGACGATCTCGCCGAGGCTGGTGCCGGCCTCGGCGGCCTTGAGCTCGTCGATGCCGACGTAGAGCACGAAGCCGCGGGCCTCGGTGCCGTCGGGGACCGCGCGGAGCCGCGGGGCAGGAGCCGGAGCCGGCTCGACGGCGGTCAGGTGACGCGGGGTCTGGGTGGACGTAGGGGCAGAGGTGTCGAGTGCGAGAGACATGGGGGTTGTGTCCTTGGGACGAGGGGACGACCCGTTCGTCCGCTGACTCAGGCAGGTGTGTCGTCGCCGAGTGCGGAGAAGGAACGCGATCGTCCTGTGTGTGCCGCGAGGCTCTACACGCCGAGCGAAATGGGGCTCAAGGCTGTGGAGCGGGGAGGGATGCCTCGCCGGTGGGCGAGCCGTGCATCCGGAGTCACCTCGCGAGCGGGTGTGCTCGCACTGAGGTCGTCGGTCGCAGACAGCGGTATCAGGCCTGCAGGCCGGCGGAGACTCGGCGGGGGTCGACGTCTTTACAGACGATGCCGATCAGGCATGCATTCGACAACACATGACCGCGGCGGCGTCTGCCGACATCATGCCGGCGCTCACCACATGACCTCGGGAGACGAACGTCTCTCGGATCGGGGCATACGCGTGTGCAGTCATAGAGAGAATTGTTTCGTAATGCGACTCGCGGTGTCAACCCGAGGGGCGCAGGATCAGCGACACCCGTCCGTCAGATCGGTGCTCGCTCCGTCACGCCAGCCCGTACAGGCGATCACCTGCATCGCCCAAGCCGGGGACGATATAGCCCTTCTCGTCCAGCTTCTCGTCGACCGCACCCAGCACGATCGACACGTCGCGGCCGTGCATCGCCTTCTCGACCGCGGCGAGGCCCTCCGGCGAGGCCAGGATGCACACGGCGGTGACGTCGACCGCGCCGCGCTTCAGCAGGAAGTCGATGGCGGCGATGAGCGACCCGCCGGTGGCGAGCATGGGGTCGAGCACGAAGCACTGCCGGTTCGACAGGTCGTCGGGCAGGCGCTCGGCGTAGGTCGTGGGCTCGAGCGTCTCTTCATCGCGCATCATGCCGAGGAACCCGACCTCGGCCGACGGGATCAGCTTCACCATGCCCTCGAGCATGCCGAGGCCGGCGCGCAGGATCGGCACCACCAGCGGCTTCGGCTTCGCGATCGACAGCCCCTTCGCGGGCGCGACCGGGGTGACGATGTCGACCTCGGAGGTGCGGACGTTGCGGGTCGCCTCGTAGGCGAGCAGCGTCACGAGCTCTTCGGTGAGGGCCCGGAACGTCGCGGACTTCGTGGTCCGGTCGCGGAGCACCGTCAGCTTGTGGGTGATGAGGGGGTGGTCGGCCACGTGCACTCGCATAGGCTCGAGGCTAGCGGAGCCCCGACCGCCCCGCTCCCGCACGAGACCTATCCACCACGAGCCAGGAGGGCGCATGCCGACGACGGCCCCGACGCCGCCCGAGTTCGATGCGTGGATCGGCGAGTGCCTCGGCGAGGCGGCCGGCTGCGCGGTCTCGGGCGACGTGCCCGTCGGCGCGATCGTGGTCGACCCCGAGGGGCGCGTGATCGGTCGCGGTCGAAACGAGCGCGAGCTCCTGCAGGACCCCACCGCCCACGCCGAGGTGCTCGCGCTTCGCCGGGCGGCCGAGGCGATCGGCGACTGGCACCTCGTGGGGTGCACGCTGATCGTGACCCTCGAGCCCTGCCCGATGTGCGCGGGGGCGATCCTGGCGGCGAGGATCCCGAGGGTCGTCTTCGGGGCGTGGGACGACAAGGCAGGAGCAGCCGGCAGTCTCTACGACATCCTGCGCGACCGGCGCCTGCCCCACCGGGCGGAGGTCTACGCCGGCGTCCGCGCCGAGGAGTGCGCGGCGCAGCTGAACGCCTTCTTCGAGACCAAGCGCTGAGTCGTCGTCGGCGGCGCTAGTCGCTCGACTTCAACACGATCGTCTCGGTCGGAGGCTCGGCCGCCGTGGGGGAGACCCAGACGTCGGGCTCGACGTAGATGACGCGAGCCACGGGGACGGCTCCGCGGATCCTGGCTTCGATCTGGTTGATCGCCGAGGCCACGTCGGCGAGCAGCTGCTTACCGGGCATCGCGACCTTCACCGCCACGAGCAGCTCGTCGGGGCCGAGGTAGAGCGTCTTCATGTGGATGATGCGCTCGACCTCGGGGCCCGAGGTGATCGCCGAGCGGATGGCGGCCACGTCGTCGGCGGACGCGCCCTCGCCGACGAGGAGGCTCTTCGTCTCGACGCCGAGGATGATGGCGACCAGGATCAGCAGCACGCCGATCAGCACCGTGCCGATGCCGTCGAACACGCCGTCGCCCGTGACGACGGTGAGCAGCACCCCGAGGAAGGCGAGCACGAGGCCGGTGAGCGCCGCCGTGTCTTCCAGCAGCAGCACCGGCAGCTCGGGCGCCTTCGCCCGCCGGATGAACTGGAACCAGCCGAGCGAGCCCTTGTGCGGCCGCGCCTCACCCAGCGCCGTCCGCAGCGAGAAGCCCTCCAGGAACATCGCGATCACGAGGATCCCGAGGGGCAGCCACCACACCTCGAGCGGGTGCGGGTGCCGCAGCTTGTCGACGCCCTCGTAGAGCGAGAAGACGCC is from Frondihabitans australicus and encodes:
- the tadA gene encoding tRNA adenosine(34) deaminase TadA; translation: MPTTAPTPPEFDAWIGECLGEAAGCAVSGDVPVGAIVVDPEGRVIGRGRNERELLQDPTAHAEVLALRRAAEAIGDWHLVGCTLIVTLEPCPMCAGAILAARIPRVVFGAWDDKAGAAGSLYDILRDRRLPHRAEVYAGVRAEECAAQLNAFFETKR
- a CDS encoding cation diffusion facilitator family transporter; translation: MSETAEATDEASSGGHGHGTKAILAALSANLGIALVKLIAWFFSGSASMLAEGIHSIADSANQLLLLVGGRRARRVADEEHPFGYGRERYVYAFVVSIILFSVGGVFSLYEGVDKLRHPHPLEVWWLPLGILVIAMFLEGFSLRTALGEARPHKGSLGWFQFIRRAKAPELPVLLLEDTAALTGLVLAFLGVLLTVVTGDGVFDGIGTVLIGVLLILVAIILGVETKSLLVGEGASADDVAAIRSAITSGPEVERIIHMKTLYLGPDELLVAVKVAMPGKQLLADVASAINQIEARIRGAVPVARVIYVEPDVWVSPTAAEPPTETIVLKSSD
- the upp gene encoding uracil phosphoribosyltransferase yields the protein MRVHVADHPLITHKLTVLRDRTTKSATFRALTEELVTLLAYEATRNVRTSEVDIVTPVAPAKGLSIAKPKPLVVPILRAGLGMLEGMVKLIPSAEVGFLGMMRDEETLEPTTYAERLPDDLSNRQCFVLDPMLATGGSLIAAIDFLLKRGAVDVTAVCILASPEGLAAVEKAMHGRDVSIVLGAVDEKLDEKGYIVPGLGDAGDRLYGLA
- a CDS encoding winged helix-turn-helix domain-containing protein, with protein sequence MSLALDTSAPTSTQTPRHLTAVEPAPAPAPRLRAVPDGTEARGFVLYVGIDELKAAEAGTSLGEIVSQLRALTQQLAPAAETHAAVALAPEGAGGRDVDVVRLALQDPAALAKRRQTEVDEEPGARGGVVVDISRKRLLLDGDIAPLTYKEFELLQYLVLREGRTIDRAELISSLWSAGDDEVPNERTIDVHVRRLRSKLGAFEDIVRTVRGVGYRFDRHADVSIRQASTPSPDVF